A single Anabrus simplex isolate iqAnaSimp1 chromosome 10, ASM4041472v1, whole genome shotgun sequence DNA region contains:
- the LOC137502410 gene encoding uncharacterized protein produces MDESAISTVPNRIPKVISPKGKRHVAKVVSAERGQTVTVVCCFSPTGIFIPPAIIFPRKRMNVQLYQDAPEGTLPLISDSGYMNTELFLDWLKHFEQFVKPSEEDPVLLIMDNHISHCSLDAVMFCRDKFITLLTLPPHASHMLQPLDKGFFGPLKSAFSTECDKWMFNHPGRAITLKDLSSLFRSAYERVATLEKANHSFKATGIYPYNPDVFSDEDFEPSAVTSRPPPSEEPEENNVIADMPNAEDKEIVSPSTLLPLPKATHEEKRKRKGKKSEVMTGSSFKNALMASTSSASEKGRKSSKSTKKEKAF; encoded by the coding sequence ATGGATGAGAGTGCCATTTCCACTGTCCCTAACCGCATTCCAAAAGTTATTTCGCCAAAAGGAAAACGGCATGTTGCAAAGGTTGTTTCAGCTGAGAGGggtcaaacggtgacagttgtgtGTTGCTTTTCTCCCACTGGTATTTTCATTCCTCCTGCCATCATCTTCCCCCGAAAGAGAATGAATGTTCAATTGTACCAAGACGCCCCAGAAGGGACCCTGCCACTTATATCTGACTCAGGCTACATGAACACAGAACTCTTTCTCGACTGGTTGAAACACTTTGAACAATTTGTTAAACCAAGTGAAGAAGATCCTGTTCTGCTTATTATGGACAACCATATCTCGCACTGTAGTTTGGATGCAGTTATGTTCTGTAGGGACAAGTTCATTACATTACTAACACTTCCTCCACATGCTAGTCACATGCTGCAACCCCTTGACAAAGGATTTTTCGGACCCTTAAAATCAGCTTTTTCAACTGAATGTGACAAGTGGATGTTCAATCACCCTGGAAGAGCAATCACTCTGAAGGATCTTTCCTCTCTTTTCCGTTCTGCCTATGAAAGAGTGGCAACACTTGAAAAAGCAAATCATTCTTTCAAGGCTACGGGGATTTATCCATACAACCCGGATGTTTTCTCAGATGAAGATTTCGAACCTTCGGCCGTTACGAGCCGCCCTCCACCCTCAGAAGAACCTGAAGAAAACAATGTCATTGCTGATATGCCTAATGCAGAAGATAAGGAAATAGTGTCACCTTCAACTCTCCTCCCCCTTCCAAAAGCAACTCACGAAGAGAAACGAAAGAGGAAAGGTAAAAAGTCCGAAGTTATGACGGGATCTTCGTTTAAAAATGCGTTAATGGCTTCCACGTCAAGCGCGAGTGAGAAAGGACGGAAATCCAGCAAGtctacaaaaaaagaaaaagcttTCTGA